TACAATTGAATAAAAGGTTCTGTGGGTTTCAACTATGTTAAGAGCTTGTGACGACTTAGCAGGCTGCTGCTTGTTGATGGGTTACTGTGCTGCTATTATAACACAGAGCAAGAGTAAAGTCAGTGAAACCTGTACTTTGATTATTGACTGATGCTACTCCTAACCACAGTCAATCGCTGCCTAGTGTACTTTTAAACTATTAGAGTCCCATCAGccctgtttcacacacacattgaagcATTGCCAATCTCTATTTCTCTCAGATggaagataaagaaaatataaaagatgtGGGCTAGTCTATCATCAGTAAGTAGCATCAGCAAGTCTAATGGACCATTACTTTTTGAATACTAcgatttacattttattaatcatCAAATCAGTGTTTGACCACAAACTTCCATCAgtaaacttaatttctgaatggCCTCTTGTCATTAACATTAGGAATCTTTGAAGGTTTCAAATCTGAAACAAATGAAGCATACAGGCTCcattacttgtttattttacaggaaACCACAATAAAGCTCTCTGCTTCCAGTAATAAATAAGATCTGTTGAGTAAATGAACTGCAGACATTTCATTTGCTGTTTTGAACTCATCATCTGTTTGTCATGCAAAacaatttgtcttttaaaatccAAATCTGCCACAATTCTGCCTCACGCATTCCGTCAACGTCAAACAAACACCAGATCTGTGGAATACCATGTTACCCACAATGCCTGTTTGCCAGATAGTACTGCAAGTTTATGAGATAGCAGATGCGGGCAGTTAGTAGAGtagagaggaaacaaacaaaagtttaaaCAATGTAAGAAGATGTATCAGTAGATTATGGTTTTGGGTTTTATTGATATAGATTGGATCAGTACATTTATCACGGCGATATAGTAGAATATACTGTAATTCAACCCATGCCTTTTCACTGCCATATTATTCTCAACATCTCTCCTCATTGCAGACATATGTTCAACACACTAGCTGAGCTCAGCAGCTTGCTATCCTGGTTCCACTTCCTGACTTTGGTCTGTTTGGTCTGTTTGGGTCCTTGTAGGAACCCATAGGGGAGGtgaggggaaggaggggggCCACTTTTCTCTTGCAGGAagaaaggaggggggggtggaAATCTGTAGGAAATTGCTGTTAAGTGGTTTTTGAGGCTTTGTGGTTTTGTCTCATCAGGCCCATAGTGAGTGGATGGTCCTGGTGTGCAGGCCTTACAGCGAGGCTCAGATGGGCTTTCTGAGGCCCTGGTACATAAATACACTACAATGTGTAGACCTTTAATCATGCTCCTTTATTGTTAAGCGTATATAATGTGTTTACGTTATCTTTTGATGTTCTTTTCACTGATGTCTCTTTGTACCCCACATGTGATTAAATTGGCATACCCTAATGGGGtaatttcacaaaatataaaGCAATAACATAGCtggcacttttctttttaaaactgcattaaTCAACATCTTTATGTTAACAAAGGGTCAAAGCACCTAACACCAGATAACAAAGTTTACAACGAGCTGGTGAACTTAGTGGAGCATTTACCCGCTAAatagccagatatttccctcaggagttggtggagaccaaactcAGAGCTAAAGGAGAGTAACTAtttgatttacatttcaatttacAACTCAAAATGGATGTTAATTcttctgtgtgtctgctggatgtgtataGGCAACTCTTTGCTAACACGTCAGCCATATATATACCTATGAGCTTTATATGGCGGTggtaatatgtcagtgttgtgtttacagcttgttccgCTGCGCcaagttaaatatattttacagtgtGAAACAGTCTGCACCATCATGACTTTGAGAGCTGAACCAGAATTCAGTGTCTGaccattttcactttttctttcagGAACCTGATGCCTCGGACTCTGGAGGGCCAGATCACCATGGAGAAGACCCCCAGCTACTTTGTCACAAAGGAGGCTCCCAGCCGTGTCTGCACTATGAACTGCCAAGCCAAGCTCATTGTGGTGGTCAGGGATCCTGTGACGCGGGCTGTATCTGACTACACCCAGACACTGTCCAAGAACCCAGGCCTTCCATCCTTCCAGAGTCTGGCTTTAAAAAATTCCACCACAGGTCTGATTGACACCACGTGGAGCGCAGTGCGCATCGGCCTCTACGCCAAACATCTAGAGAACTGGCTTCAGCACTTCCCCTtgtctcattttctgtttgttagcGGCGAGCGGCTGGTGTCTGATCCGGCTGGAGAGATGGGCCGAGTTCAGGACTTCCTGGGTCTAAAAAGGGTTGTTTCGGACAAACACTTCTACTTCAACCAGACCAAAGGTTTTCCATGCTTAAAGAAGCCCGAGGGGAGCAGCAGACCTCGCTGCCTCGGAAAGTCTAAGGGCAGACCCCATCCCCAAATCCCCTCCGAGGTCCTGCAGAGGCTCAGAGACTTTTACAGGCCCTTCAACCACCGTTTCTACCAGATGAGTGGACAAGACTTTGGCTGGGACTGATAGAGGAGATCTCTGTCAAAGCCCAGATAAAAGCCAGTTTGACTGTTAAATGCTCCACAGGACTATCGTCTCAGGGACGGGGAAGAGGAATACAAAGTCCACAAACTGAATTTTGCCACAGTGGACTCAACATGACATGCAGCAGGTGAACTGCCACTGTTTTGTTGGAGGATAGAAGACGACATGACACGGTGCTGCAATatgcaagacacacacatagataatGGCTTAGTCATTTAACCATTTTCCTCTTGTATGTTATTGTTACAGAATACAGAAGTTAGAAGCGAATAACCTACCAAAGGGAAAGTTAAAATAATTGCctttgaatatcattttttacttCCGTTCATAGAATAAGCTGATATTTATAGTTTCTGTTGATTTGAAATACAACAGTTACAGATTtcttttatgaaataaatgtatttattacacGACAAGGCAggacataaaaatgaatatgtttttattgacaGGACATTGGAGAAAATGTCATACTCTATGATAAACCACTATGTCTTATTGATTATAAGCAGTGTTACTTTGactgcatttatattttcattgcaTTTACTGTTTCCAAATGTCCTTTGAAATTCTACTTATCTTAGTTTATTGCTACGAGGTATTTCTCTGCACATTGCAGTTGATATACCAATGATACCTCATctgtaaatatgaaatgttaCAACGATCATAAACCACACgtacatcattttatttgtaggCATTTGTAGATATTCCTCCGCTCAAGACACATTTGCCTTGCCTTGGACAGTACCAACTGTATCGGCTGTtactcactttaaaaaaattactgTTTTGATCTGTGATATTTTGAACCATTAAAAAAACTCAATGTAAAGTACACAATGCACAGTGGTGTGAATAAAACCATTATTCTGACTCTGATGCTTTGTGTTGTGAGGTGAAGTTTTATCTGACCCATTGTGCTGTAAGGCCACAATGGTCCatccttttttatgtatttttactgtaaatttAACCAAACATACTGGATGTTTGTAAAAAGATTACTCGAAGAAGGATATATATTTGTCCCTCAAAAAGTAAGTATAATCTAATTCATGTAGCTAAAACCTATGCCTATTCTTATCCCTATTTGCAGAGGGATCAGCCACAGACAAACCCTTTCTTTGAACATTGATGAAACAGGCGTTAGCTTGTCTGCTAAATAGATACCTACAGTAAACTTCTTAAAAAGAACCTTCAAGTTGTCAAAAAACATTGGTTAATCCtttgaaagacaaaataaaaggaagGAACTTTTAGAAGTTAAAACATACAGTTTAAAGTTTGTAAGCTAAACAGCCAA
This genomic window from Anoplopoma fimbria isolate UVic2021 breed Golden Eagle Sablefish chromosome 11, Afim_UVic_2022, whole genome shotgun sequence contains:
- the LOC129098603 gene encoding heparan sulfate glucosamine 3-O-sulfotransferase 6-like: MGCSGCRVRFNFGKVLSKVSVFFTMVLIFTYFFYCLTGLCDSAPRTLYRQQASDYDTLDDHRRVLDELRPSPRLLPPDAPFYRNRSASEDAAQVDAPAQQLPLQVLPDGATESNGIIPVSNTFGTKRFPQAIIIGVKKGGTRALLEFLRIHPDVRAVGAEPHFFDRFYDKGLEWYRNLMPRTLEGQITMEKTPSYFVTKEAPSRVCTMNCQAKLIVVVRDPVTRAVSDYTQTLSKNPGLPSFQSLALKNSTTGLIDTTWSAVRIGLYAKHLENWLQHFPLSHFLFVSGERLVSDPAGEMGRVQDFLGLKRVVSDKHFYFNQTKGFPCLKKPEGSSRPRCLGKSKGRPHPQIPSEVLQRLRDFYRPFNHRFYQMSGQDFGWD